From the genome of Amycolatopsis sp. NBC_01488, one region includes:
- a CDS encoding MSMEG_0569 family flavin-dependent oxidoreductase: MNFELDGLHRPVIVVGGGQAGLSMSHCLTDAGVGHLVLERERAGHEWRTRRWDSFCLVTPNWQCRLPGFPYPGDDPDGFMVRDEIVAYLEAYVKEFDVPLCEGVEATRLRQLPGGGFRLSTSAGELTADHVVLATGPYQVPLKPRLAERLPEHVVQLHSAEYRNPAGLPDGEVLVVGTGQSGCQIAEDLHLAGRRVHLAVGSAPRVARRYRGRDVVAWLDEMGYYARGIDEFADADAVRFRANHYVTGRDGGHDIDLRAFAAEGMQLYGRLTGVRSGQLAFADDLRRNLDAADAVSEGIKDSIDGYIAQRGVAAPREERYKPVWQPPDGTRTVDVEALSAVVWSTGFGRDHRWIDVPVFDGKGYPTHHRGVTTCLGLYFLGLPWQHTWGSGRFCGVAADAEYLARRITGGGRGDVRWLSGTPVSTYPADDDWVAPRTVA; encoded by the coding sequence ATGAACTTCGAGCTCGACGGCCTGCACCGGCCGGTGATCGTGGTCGGCGGCGGCCAGGCGGGACTGTCGATGTCCCACTGCCTGACCGACGCCGGGGTCGGGCACCTGGTGCTCGAACGCGAGCGCGCGGGGCACGAATGGCGGACCCGCCGCTGGGACAGTTTCTGCCTGGTCACCCCGAACTGGCAATGCCGGCTGCCCGGTTTTCCCTATCCGGGCGATGATCCGGACGGCTTCATGGTCCGGGACGAGATCGTCGCCTACCTCGAGGCGTACGTGAAGGAGTTCGACGTCCCGCTCTGCGAGGGCGTCGAGGCGACGCGGTTGCGGCAGCTGCCCGGCGGCGGGTTCCGGCTGTCGACGTCGGCCGGTGAGCTGACCGCCGACCACGTCGTGCTGGCCACCGGTCCGTACCAGGTGCCGTTGAAGCCGCGGCTGGCCGAGCGGCTGCCGGAGCACGTCGTTCAGCTGCACTCGGCCGAGTACCGCAATCCGGCGGGGCTGCCGGACGGCGAAGTGCTGGTCGTCGGCACCGGGCAGTCCGGCTGCCAGATCGCCGAAGACCTGCACCTCGCGGGCCGCCGGGTGCACCTGGCCGTCGGGTCGGCGCCGCGGGTGGCCCGGCGCTACCGCGGCCGGGACGTCGTCGCGTGGCTGGACGAAATGGGCTACTACGCGCGGGGAATCGACGAGTTCGCCGACGCGGACGCCGTCCGGTTCCGGGCCAACCACTACGTCACCGGCCGGGACGGCGGGCACGACATCGACCTGCGCGCGTTCGCCGCGGAGGGCATGCAGCTCTACGGCCGGCTGACCGGTGTCCGAAGTGGACAGCTGGCGTTCGCCGACGACCTGCGCCGCAACCTCGACGCGGCGGACGCGGTGTCCGAAGGGATCAAGGACTCCATCGACGGCTACATCGCACAACGCGGAGTCGCGGCGCCTCGCGAGGAGCGCTACAAGCCGGTCTGGCAACCGCCGGACGGCACGCGCACCGTGGACGTGGAAGCGCTTTCGGCCGTCGTGTGGAGCACTGGCTTCGGGCGGGACCACCGCTGGATCGACGTCCCGGTGTTCGACGGCAAGGGGTACCCGACGCACCACCGCGGCGTCACCACCTGCCTCGGCCTGTACTTCCTCGGCCTGCCCTGGCAGCACACCTGGGGTTCCGGGCGGTTCTGCGGCGTGGCCGCGGACGCGGAGTACCTGGC
- a CDS encoding enoyl-CoA hydratase-related protein, which translates to MLDLDYRRDAIVVRIRTATPGVLDAAVLDGLAAAITYIGPGRPIILTGDGDVFAPDVDPAPGPARTDAQNRLRNVVSALRSHPLPVVAAINGDAIGAGYALAEAAGVRIMSGGAVEPSSRRARRFPARAAVAAGLVELHCSPGHLIDLALRLAAHQQPALAG; encoded by the coding sequence ATGCTTGACCTGGACTATCGGCGGGACGCGATCGTGGTGCGCATCCGGACGGCGACGCCCGGGGTGCTGGACGCCGCCGTGCTGGACGGTTTGGCCGCGGCCATCACCTACATCGGCCCCGGCCGGCCGATCATCCTCACCGGTGACGGCGACGTTTTCGCGCCCGACGTGGACCCGGCACCGGGCCCGGCCCGGACCGACGCCCAGAACCGCCTGCGGAATGTAGTGAGCGCACTGCGCTCCCACCCGCTTCCCGTGGTGGCCGCCATCAACGGTGACGCGATCGGTGCCGGCTACGCACTGGCCGAAGCGGCCGGCGTCCGGATCATGTCCGGCGGAGCCGTCGAGCCCTCGTCCCGGCGTGCACGGCGTTTCCCGGCGAGAGCGGCGGTGGCCGCCGGTTTGGTGGAGCTGCACTGCTCCCCCGGGCACCTCATCGATCTCGCCCTGCGGCTGGCCGCTCACCAGCAGCCGGCCCTGGCCGGGTAG